GCAGCCATCGCCGAGAAATATGCCGACAGAATCTTCGTCACCTCGGACAACAGCCGTACGGAGAAGACTGAGGACATCCTCAACGACATCAGAGCCGGTTTCACACACGAAGGTCTCTCCAAGGCTATCTTCATAGCCGACCGCAAGGAGGCCATACGTACAGCTATAATGCTTGCCCCGGAAAAGGCGGCGATACTGCTTGCAGGCAAGGGTCACGAGACCTACCAGATCATCGGCACAGAGCATCGCCACTTCGACGAGCGCGAAGTAGTAAAGGAAGTATTTGAAAATTTGAACTAAGCTATGATATACCATTTATTCGAAGCATTAAAGGATTATGACATTCCTGGGCAGGGATTGTTTACATACCTGTCCTTCAGGGCAATTCTTGCTACCGTGACCGCGATGGTCTTCACTACGACCATCGGCAAGAGGATGATCGCCTGGCTGAGGAAGAAGAACTTCGGGGAAGCACAGAGAGATCTCGGCACGGAGGGCGCCGAAGTCAAGGCCAAGACACCTTCAATGGGAGGCGTGATCATCATCCTGTCCATCCTGGTCCCTTCGCTGCTGTTCTGCGACCTTACCAATATCTATGTACAGTTGCTTATCCTCACCACCATCTGGTGCGGAGGTCTCGGATTCGCCGACGACTATATCAAGATATTCAAGCACGACAAGGGCGGAGTAAGCGAGAGGACAAAGCTGGTGCTTCAGATTCTTCTCGGCCTGATAATAGGCCTTACCGTATGGCACAGCAGTGACATAGTAGTCAGAGAGAAGGTAGCCATCACCGAAACCGACAGCATCGAAGAGGCGGAGAGCATTGCCGAGACGGCGGTAAGATGGAAAAACGAAGATGTAGTCAAGAGCACCAAGACGACTATCCCGTTCGTCAAGGACCATGAACTGGACTACAAGATTTTCTCTCCATTCAAGGGGACATGGGGCTGGTACGCAAAGTGGGGCATATATGTACTCATGATCATACTGGTCGTTACCGCATGCTCCAACGGAGCCAACCTTACAGACGGAATGGACGGACTTTCAGCCGGAACCTCCGCGATAGTCGGAGTCGTACTGGGTATCCTCGCCTGGCTTGGAGGTAACCTCGTCAATTCGGATTACCTCAACATAATGTACATCCCGGGCTCGGGAGAGATCGCGATCTTCATGTCCGCATTCGTAGGCGCGCTGATCGGCTTCCTCTGGTACAACGCCTACCCTGCACAGGTATTCATGGGCGATACCGGAAGCCTTACGATCGGAGGAATCATCGGCGTTAGCGCCATCCTTATAAGAAAAGAGCTGCTTCTCCCTATCCTCTGCGGAATTTTCGTGGCGGAGAGCGGGACCGTGCTTATCCAGAGGCTGTACTTCAAGTGCACCAAGAAGAAATACGGCCAGGGCAGAAGAATATGGAGTTCTTCTCCTCTGCACCATCATTTCCAGAAGAAGAAAGAACCGGACGGACTCGTAATTTTCCATACTCCTGTCCCGCCTCACCATGAGGCCAAGATAGTAGCCCGGTTCTGGATAATAGGAATCATACTGGCAGTGTCTACGCTGGCACTCCTCAAATTGAGATAATAACATAATAAACACTGATAAAAATGTCGAGAATAGTTGTTTTAGGCGGTGCGGAAAGCGGTGTGGGTGCCGCAGTACTCGCGAAAGTCAAAGGATTCGATGTCTTTCTTTCCGACAAGGGAAAGATAGACGGGAAGTATGTCGAGACTCTCAAGAAATGGGACATCCCGTTCGAGCAGGGTCAGCATACTGAGGAACTGATTCTGAATGCCGACGAGGTCATCAAGAGCCCGGGCATACCTTCGACCGTTCCGATGGTGAAGAAGATCGAAGAGAAAGGTATCGGAATTATCTCCGAAATCGAGTTCGCAGGCCGTTACGACACGGCCAAGAAGATCTGCATTACCGGATCCAACGGAAAGACCACGACTACTTCCCTGATCTACTACCTGCTCCAGCAGGCAGGCCTCAACGTGGGTCTGGGAGGCAATATCGGAATGAGCTACGCTTATCAGGTGGCCACCGAGAAGCACGACTATTACGTACTGGAAATCAGCAGTTTCCAGCTGGACAACTGCTATGACTTCCGTCCCGACATCGCGATAATTACAAACATCACCCCGGACCACCTCGACAGGTACGACTACAAGATGGAGAATTACGTGAAGTCGAAATTCAGGATTATACGCAATCTCCGTCCGGAAGACTGCTTTATCTTCGACTCTGACGACGAGATAACTATCAACCATCTCAGCCAGATCGTGACCCAGGCCAAGCTTCTGCCTTTCACCCAGAAGGACGAAGTCAAGCAGGGAGCCTTCCTCAAGGACGACAAGATCGTGATCCGATACGAGAAGGATGAGACAGATATCTATCTCGAAGAACTCGCACTCGGCGGAAAGCACAATATCTACAACTCCATGGCAGCAGCCCTTGCCGCTAAAGCCAGCGGAATAGACAACAAGACAATCCGCGAAGGACTCTCTACCTTCCAGGCTATCGAACATCGTCTGGAGCCGGTACTGAGCGTAGGCGGAGTACTCTACATAAACGACTCCAAGGCTACCAACGTCGACGCGGCATGGTATGCCCTTGAGTGCCAGAAGAGACCTGTAGTATGGATTGTCGGCGGTACCGACAAGGGCAATGACTACAGCGTACTGACCGACCTCGTAAGGGACAAGGTCAAGGCCATAGTATGCCTCGGCGTCGACAACCATAAGTTCTACGAGGCTTTCGAGTCCATCGTAGGAAAGGACAAGATGGTGGAGACAAGATCGGCCGAAGAGGCCGTCAAGGCCGCCAGCAAGTTTGCCGTCGACGGTGACGTCGTCCTGCTCAGTCCATGCTGCGCAAGCTTCGACCTGTTCACCTGCTACGAAGACCGTGGTGAGAAATTCAAAGAAGCAGTAAGGAACCTTTAATATGTCAAGGCAGAAGAAAGAAAGCGGATTCTGGGGATTCGTCCAGGATTTCCAGGGTGACAAGGTCATCTGGATGATCGTGCTCGTACTGATCATGGTCTCCATCCTTGCCATCTCGTCATCGACTCCGCTGCTGGCGATCCAGAGCAAGAGCACCAGAACCGCAATCATCAACGAGCAGTTCCTGATCTCCGGTCTGGGTCTGGGCATAATTGTCTTCTGCTATTCGGTAATACGCAAGATAGGATTCCTGAGGGTGATATCGCAGCTGGGATACGGAGTATCCATGTTCCTGCTGCTGTGCCTGGCCATAAGAGTCAAGACTCCGTTCTTCAGAGCCTCCGAAATCAACGGGGCCGTCCGTGCCCTGACGATATTCGGATTCCAGCTCCATGTCTTCGAGTTCGTCAAGATTTTCATGGTCATGTACCTCTCCTGGGCAATCCATGTATATCATGAACGCTGGAACGACGACGGAAGTTCCCGGAACAGGGAAAAAGGCTTCACCCTGGCGGAGCTGCTTTCCGAGACGAAGTCTTTCGCATGGATGGGAGAAAGGAAATGGCAGCTGTTCCTGTATATCTTCTTCCCGATACTCAGCGTCAGCGTACTGATATTGCTGGGCAGCGTTTCAAGTACCCTCTTCATCGGAGCGATCATGCTTGTGACCATATTGATCGGAGGTATACGTATAAGGGACATGCTGATCTATGGCGTCGTCGGAATCGGACTGGTGGCCGGATGTATCGGACTGTATTTCGTTTCCGGAGGCAAGATCTTCCAGCGTTTCGGAACTGCGGTCGGACGTATCACCCTGGCGTCCGAGGATCCGGAGGAGGAGCTGAAGAAGCTCCCGAAGGGAACAGCAGAATTCCAGGAGAAGCTGGACCAGATCCGACAGCCGATCAGCGCGAAGGTCGCTGTCAGCGAAGGTGGAATATTCGGAAAAGGCCCGGGACGAAGCACCCAGAGATATGTCGTCCCAGTCATGTTCGAAGACTATATGTTCAGTTTCATCGTGGAGGAATACGGAATCCTCGGGGCGATCCTGGTGCTGATCCTTTATGGAGGACTGCTCGCGAGAGGATGGATCCTCGTCCGGAACAGCGAAAACATGTTCGCCAAGACGGCGATCTCAGGTCTGGTGCTGCTGATTTCCGGGCAGGCGGTCATGCATATGCTGATCAATGTCGACCTCTTCCCTCTTACGGGACAGACGCTGCCGATGATCAGCCACGGAAACTCCTCGTTCCTGGCGTTCAGCCTGGCGTTCGGAATTATTCTGAGCATCAGCCGTATGGTCAAGGCCAAGATGGACAAGATTGCGGCAGAAGTGAAACCTATTGTTGAAAAAACTGACGAGATCAGGGAGAGTCTGAACGATCTCGATCAGATAGATTAGATAAACTATGGAATATAAAGCATTGAGAATCATTATCAGCGGAGGCGGTACCGGGGGACATATCTTCCCGGCCATATCCATCGCCAACAAGCTGCGCGAACTGAATCCGGAGAGCGAGATACTGTTCGTGGGCGCGGAAGGGAAAATGGAAATGGACAAGGTACCTGCAGCAGGCTACAAGATTGTAGGTCTGCCTATAGTGGGCCTTCAGAGACAGCTTAACCTCAAGAACATCATCAATGATCTTAAGGTACCGTTCAAAGTTCTTTCGAGCCTGCGCAAGGCCCGGAGGATCATAAAGGAGTTCAGACCGGACATCGCGATCGGAGTCGGCGGCTATGCCAGCGCCCCGATGCTCCGTGCAGCCGAAAAAGCCGGAGTTCCTTGTCTCATCCAGGAGCAGAACGGTTTCGCCGGGCTGACGAACAGGATTCTCGGGAAGAAAGCCTCTAAGATCTGCGTCGCATACGAAGGCATGGAGAAGTTCTTCCCCGCCGACAGGATAGTGATGAGCGGAAATCCGATCCGCGCCGACATAGTCCCGGCCGACAAGGACATGATCCTGGAAGGTCTGCGGTTCTATGGTCTCAATCCGGGAATGGAGCATCTTTTCGTGGTCGGAGGAAGTCTCGGAAGCGGGACCCTCAACAGGGCCATGAGAAAGTGGATCTCCGAGGGTTGCCCGGGAGGAGAAAACGTCCAGGTCATCTGGCAGTGCGGACGCTACTACAAGGAGGGAATCGACAGGTTCATGGAGGATATGAAGATAAAGGGCGTCAATATCGACAATATCTGGTACTCGGATTTCATCAGCCGCATGGATCTTGCCTATGCCGTCGCCGATGTCGTGGTGTCCAGATCCGGAGCGAGCACGGTTTCAGAACTCTGCGCCGCCCACAAGGCCGCTATCTTCGTGCCGTCGCCGAATGTCGCTGAAGACCACCAGACTCACAACGCCATGGCCCTTGTAAACAAAGGCGCCGCGGTGATGGTCAAGGATGCGGATGCATCAGAGAAACTTATGGAGACTGCCATGGAGCTTATCCACGACGGAGAAAGGATCCAGTGTCTCGAACAGAATATAGCTAAGCTTGCGCTTACAGACGCAGCGCAGGTAATAGCTGACGAAGCATATAAACTTGTTAAATAACATGTACAGAAACATATATTTCATCGGAATCGGAGGTATCGGGATGAGCGCAATCGCCCGTTACTGGAAATTCAAAGGACTTAACGTGAGCGGATACGACAAGACCCCGTCGGATCTGACAGCACAGCTGCAGGCCGAGGGAATCGACGTCCACTATGAAGACAATACCGACTATGTCCCGAAGGACGTGGAAAACACCCTTGTGGTCTATACTCCCGCCATCCCTGCGGACATGAGCGAGCTCAAATATGTGCAGAAGCACGGCTACTCGGTGCTCAAGAGATCGAGGGTCCTGGGCGAGATCGCCAAGGGCCAGGCCTGCCTTGCCGTTGCGGGAACCCATGGGAAGACTACGACCAGCACTCTCACCGCCCATATCTTCAAGGATAGCGGCGAGGGCTGTTCCGCCTTCCTCGGAGGCATATCCAAGAACTACGGCACAAACTTGCTTACCAGCCACAATCCGGTCGTGGTTGCCGAGGCTGACGAGTTCGACAGGTCATTCCTCCAGCTTTTCCCGAAGATTGCGGTGATCACCGCGATGGACGCTGACCATCTCGACATCTACGGCGACCTCGACACATACCAGCAGGCTTTCAGGGACTTCGCCGCGCAGGTAAGCGACACCCTGATCATAAAGAAGGGGCTTCCTGTTTCCGAGGCCGATACCAAAGCGAAGATACTTACTTACTCATACAACGATCCCGAGGCTGATTTCCATGCCGAAAACGCCCATCCGGACAACCTCGGATATTTCATCTACGACCTCAGGTATCCGGGCGGAGTGATCCATGACGTCAAGGTCGGAGTCCCGGGCTGGGTCAATGCCGAGAACAGCATCGCCGCAGCGGCAATCTGCCTCAGCTATGGTCTCGCTCCGGAGAAGGTGAAACACGGAATCGGTAATTTCCAGGGAGTACTGCGTCGTCTGGACATCCATCTCAACACTGAGAAACTGTCCTATATCGACGACTATGCCCACCACCCGAAGGAGCTTTCATCGGCTATCAGCTCGATGAGGGACATTTTCCCGGGAAGAAAGCTTACGGCTATTTTCCAGCCGCATCTCTACACCCGAACGAGGGACTTCGCGGCGGATTTCGCCGAGGCTCTCAGCAAAGTGGACAAACTTATCCTTCTGGACATCTATCCAGCCAGGGAGGAGCCTATTCCGGGAGTGACTTCGGAGATCATCTTCGACAAGGTCACGGCTCCGGAAAAGGTGCTTATCCGCAAGGAAGAGCTTATGGATTATCTCGAGAAGGAACCTCTTGACGTTCTGGTAACCTTCGGAGCCGGCAATGTAGACAGGTTCATCGAGCCTATTACTGAGATGCTTAAGAAGAGAATTTAGATGAAAGCTGTCTATAGATATTCGATCGCTTTTGTGGCCACGGTTCTCGCGGTCTGCCTCCTGGTCGTGCTCAGCACCCTGAGCCGCGAGCAGAAGACGCTGCTGACATGTACCGGGCTGGAGGTCGAAATCATGGACAGCACCAGCCTTAGTTTCGTAAGCAAAGCTGACGTAAAAAGATATATCGAAAGAGACTATGGCGTCTATATGGGCCAGAGACTGGACAGCGTCGACCTGAAGAAGATCGAGACAGTCCTGGACGGCCGGAGCGCCATACTCAAGAGCGAGGCCTATACGACGACCGATGGCATGCTCCATGTAGAGATAACCCAGAGAGAACCGGTAGTGCGGTTCCAGAAGGGCGAGACAGGGTACTATGCCGACGAGACCGGGTTCATATTCCCGCTCCAGTCCAACTATACTTCGAGAGTGCCGATCATCGACGGAAACATTCCCCTGTCTGCCGGCAGCGGATTCAAGGGCTATCCTTCGGATCCTAAGGAGAAGGCCTGGCTGGACGGAATAATAGGCATGGTCCGTTTCATCGGAGGAAGCAAGACATGGTCGGAGTCGATCGTCCAGATAACGGTCGACGAGCGGGGGGACGTTGTCATGATCCCGAGAAAAGGCGTCGAGAAGTTCATCTTCGGCCGTCCGGAGGATTACAAGGCAAAGTTCTCGAGGATGGAGGATTATTACAGATATATCTACCCTGCAAAGCAGGAGATGAATTACAAGACTGTCAATGTCAAATATGACGGACAGATAATCTGCAGAAAATAAAAAAACAAGATATATGGACGAGAGATACATTGCAGCCGTAGACATGGGTACGGCGAAAATTGCGCTGACAGTCGCCAGGATTTCCGGCGAGGATGTGCAGATTCTCTATTATAAAGAGCGCCCGTCAGCCGGAATCAGGAACAGCGCCGTCTTCAACCCGAAGAAGGCAGCCGATCCTGTAAAGGAGGCCATCGCCGAGGCAGAAAGCGAATTGAACATAAAGATCATGCAGGTCGTGGTCGGACTTCCACGCTGCGACATCCGTCAGGAAGTCGCCAAAGCGAGGGTGGACAGGACCAACCCGGACGAGAGCATCACCAAGGAAGAGGTGGAGAGCCTCAAGATGATGGCCCAGAACGACTACCCTATCGAAGATCCGGAAAAGGAGGAACTCTATGGCGCAGTCGCCCAGTCTTTCTCTGACGACGAGGAATTCCAGCTCATCGAGAACGACATCATCGGAGTGATCAGCCAGGTCTTCGAAGGCAACTTCAAGCTTTTCATCGGAAAGAAGAGCTCCATCAAGACTATCGACAAGATCTTCAACGATCTCGACATAGCCATCGCCAGCCGCTACTTCACCCCTAACTCACAGGCCAAGGCAGTGCTGACCGAGGACGAGATGTCCAGCGGCGTCGCCCTCATCGATTTCGGCGCCGGAGCTACGTCAGTGACCATATATCAGGGCAAGATACTCCGCTTCTACGCTTCGATTCCGTTCGGCGGCAATTCGATTACCCACGATATCAGCAACGAGTGCCATATCTCCGAGAGACTTGCGGAGAACATAAAACTGGCCTTCGGAGCCTGCATGCCTGAGAAGCTCCAGACTCTCGGCGAGAAGATAATCCAGATCGAGGGAGACGACATGGACGGTCTGAAGCAGATCCCTGTCCATTATCTCTCGGACCTTATCACATGCCGCGTCCGCGAAATCGTAGAAGCCATGCTCTATGAGATCCAGGTCAGCGGGCTTGCCGACAATCTCCGCAGCGGAGTGGTTATCACCGGCGGAGGCGCGAAGCTTACCAATATCGCCAACTATATCAAGGAGATTTCCGGATATAACGTGCGTACCGGCGTGCCTCGCAACAAATTTTCGGCTTCCGGCTGTCCGGGAGTCAAGGATCCGTCCGCTTCTACTTCAATCGGAATGATCCTTTCCGCCAAGGAGGACAATCTCATCAATTGCATAACAGCACCGGAGACTCCTGTAAGAAACGCTGCGGTCGAGATTGAGAAGCCGGTGGAGAGATTCATCGAGGAAGAGACGCAGGAGCCGCCTGTCGACCTGTTCGGCGGCACTGTCCCGGAGGAGAAGAAAGAGAAGCCTGCCAAGCAGTCGAAGCCGTCATCACTCATAGTGACATGGCAGAAACTCATGGGCAAGATTGACAATTTATCAAAGGATATTGACGAAGAAGAAATATAGAAGCCATGAACGAGAATTTTGAAATCATAGATAGTGTAACCCCGAGCGACTGGGTTCCGGACGTTTCCATGATCAAGGTCATCGGAATCGGAGGAGGCGGCTGCAACGCTGTCACCTACATGTACAACCAGAAGGTCAAAGGCTGCAACTTCATCGTCTGCAATACTGACGCCCAGGCCCTCCAGAAGAGCAATGTCCCTATAAAGATTCAGCTCGGAGAAGGTCTCGGCGCAGGAACGAATCCTACAGAAGGCCGCAACGCCGCGCTGGAGTCCCAGGACGCCATCGCGGAGAAACTGCTCACGCCGGAGACCAAGATGATCTTCATCACGGCCGGAATGGGCGGAGGTACCGGTACCGGAGCATCCCCTGTCATCGCCAAGATGGCCAAGGATAAAGGTATACTTACCGTCGCTGTTGTCACGCTGCCTTTCAAGAATGAAGGAGACGACACAATTTCAAAGGCTATCGACGGCATCCACGAACTGGAGCACAATGTCGATTCCCTTCTTATAATAAACAATGAAAAACTTTACGAATTCTACGGCAACCAGCTAGTGCACGAGGCTTTCCCGCATGCGGACGAAGTCCTTGCCACGGCAGTCCGCGGAATTACCGAGATCATCAGCCGCACAGGCTATGTCAACGTCGATTTCAAGGATGTCCGCAATATGATGAAAAATAGCGGAATGGCCCTTATGGGCTGCGGAATCGGCACAGGTCCGGACCGTCTCAACATGGCGGTGCGCGGTGCTCTCGAGTCCCCGCTTCTTAACGATTTCGACCTCAAGACTTCTCAGAACCTGCTTGTAAATATCACCTGCGGAGCAAACGACCAGGGCCTCAAGATGGATGACCTCAAGGCCATCAGTGACCTTATTGCGGAGCATACCGGAGGTACGCGCAAGTTCAAGCAGGGTCTTGTATATGACGAGAATCCTGAGGTCGGAGACAAGATTCAGATTACCGTGATTGCGACAGGATTCAAGATGAACCTTATCGGAATCACCGGTACGGATCTCGGAAAACTTATCCTTATCGACAAGGACTTCGAATACAAGCCCGAAGAGACTCCTCGAGGAGAGGAGATTTCTCTTCCGGACGAAGATATCGAGACAATCAAGGTCGGCTACAGTACTACGGATAATGTCCGCAAGTTCAATTTCGCCCCGGACAAGAAGCCGGTGCTTATTCTGCCTCCAGGCCAGAGCAAGAGCGAACTCGAGGAAATAGCCGCTATCAGACGTGCTCCGAGGCGCCGGACAGAGGATGAATAAAAAAAACGAATTTTTTTGTTGCATTTCTGTGGTTTTTACGTCTAATAAGTAAAAACGCATTGATATGATAAGAAAAATAGCACTACTGATCGCTGTCATCATGGCGATCTTCGCAGTCGAGGCTCTCGCAGGAAAGGAGTCTGACAAAGTCATCGTCAACGAATACGATCTTGAAGAGTTCAGAGGTATAACTGCCGACGATATCTATGAAGTCCACGTTACTCATGGACTTGTCCAGAGCGTAAGAGTTGAAGTTTCAGAATGGCTCGCGGATTTCGTCGAAATCGGTGTTTCCGGCAAGACTCTCAATCTTTCCGTGAAACCGGGTATCTACAAAAGCGGCATCTCTATTTCCAGAGAGGGAATAAGAATCCGTTCAAGAAGAAACAGCGGCAAGATCAAGGTTTTCGTGACCGCTCCGGAACTATACCGTGTCAAGCTGTCCGGCGCCGCTTCGCTTATAGCCGAGGGTAAATTCATCTGCGACAACGGAGATTTCAGGATCGAGCTTAGCGGAGCTTCCAACGCAAAAGGTCTGCTCGTGGAAGGAAGCAAAGCCGATATCCATATGAGCGGAGCTTCAACTCTCGATTTAGACGGAGCATTCGACAGCGTCAAGGCTGCCCTGAGCGGAGCCTCCAATTTTGACATGAATGTCGACTGCGGCGATTTCTATGGCCATATAAGCGGAGCATCGAGCATAAAGCTCTCCGGAAAAGGCGACTTCATCAGATTTGAAGGAAGCGGAGCGTCGAACCTTATTGCTCCGGACTTCCATGCCAATGAAGGTAACGTCCGTCTCAGTGGAGCTTCCCATGCTTCCGTCAATGTCAGCGGCAGTCTCGACATCAAGACTTCTGGCGCTTCCAGCTGTACCAACAAAGCCAGATAGCACTCTGTCAAAACTTTTTTCTTCGTTTCTGATTACTTTTGGTTATCTTTGCGGATTATAAGGGTCTGCGCGTCTTGCGCAGACTTCTAATACGTAAGACAATGGAAAGAAGAACGAGAGTAAGATTTGCGCCGTCTCCTACCGGCCCTCTGCATATGGGCGGAGTCAGGACAGCCCTTTACAATTATCTCTATGCGAAGCAGCATGGAGGCGATTTCATCATAAGAATCGAGGATACCGACTCGCACAGGTTCGTGCCCGGAGCCGAAAAATATATCATCGAAGCCCTCAACTGGTGCGGAATCATTCCGGACGAGGGTGTCGATAAGGACGGAAATGTCGTAGAGACGCCATCGGAGCGCCATCCTCATGCTCCTTACCGTCAGAGCCAGCGCAAACCTATATATCGCAAATATGCCGAGCAGCTCGTTGCTTCAGGCAACGCCTACTACGCTTTCGACAGCGCGGAGGAGCTTGACGCAAAGCGTTCTACCG
This portion of the Bacteroidales bacterium WCE2008 genome encodes:
- a CDS encoding Phospho-N-acetylmuramoyl-pentapeptide-transferase, coding for MIYHLFEALKDYDIPGQGLFTYLSFRAILATVTAMVFTTTIGKRMIAWLRKKNFGEAQRDLGTEGAEVKAKTPSMGGVIIILSILVPSLLFCDLTNIYVQLLILTTIWCGGLGFADDYIKIFKHDKGGVSERTKLVLQILLGLIIGLTVWHSSDIVVREKVAITETDSIEEAESIAETAVRWKNEDVVKSTKTTIPFVKDHELDYKIFSPFKGTWGWYAKWGIYVLMIILVVTACSNGANLTDGMDGLSAGTSAIVGVVLGILAWLGGNLVNSDYLNIMYIPGSGEIAIFMSAFVGALIGFLWYNAYPAQVFMGDTGSLTIGGIIGVSAILIRKELLLPILCGIFVAESGTVLIQRLYFKCTKKKYGQGRRIWSSSPLHHHFQKKKEPDGLVIFHTPVPPHHEAKIVARFWIIGIILAVSTLALLKLR
- a CDS encoding UDP-N-acetylmuramoylalanine--D-glutamate ligase, whose product is MSRIVVLGGAESGVGAAVLAKVKGFDVFLSDKGKIDGKYVETLKKWDIPFEQGQHTEELILNADEVIKSPGIPSTVPMVKKIEEKGIGIISEIEFAGRYDTAKKICITGSNGKTTTTSLIYYLLQQAGLNVGLGGNIGMSYAYQVATEKHDYYVLEISSFQLDNCYDFRPDIAIITNITPDHLDRYDYKMENYVKSKFRIIRNLRPEDCFIFDSDDEITINHLSQIVTQAKLLPFTQKDEVKQGAFLKDDKIVIRYEKDETDIYLEELALGGKHNIYNSMAAALAAKASGIDNKTIREGLSTFQAIEHRLEPVLSVGGVLYINDSKATNVDAAWYALECQKRPVVWIVGGTDKGNDYSVLTDLVRDKVKAIVCLGVDNHKFYEAFESIVGKDKMVETRSAEEAVKAASKFAVDGDVVLLSPCCASFDLFTCYEDRGEKFKEAVRNL
- a CDS encoding cell division protein FtsW, lipid II flippase, producing MSRQKKESGFWGFVQDFQGDKVIWMIVLVLIMVSILAISSSTPLLAIQSKSTRTAIINEQFLISGLGLGIIVFCYSVIRKIGFLRVISQLGYGVSMFLLLCLAIRVKTPFFRASEINGAVRALTIFGFQLHVFEFVKIFMVMYLSWAIHVYHERWNDDGSSRNREKGFTLAELLSETKSFAWMGERKWQLFLYIFFPILSVSVLILLGSVSSTLFIGAIMLVTILIGGIRIRDMLIYGVVGIGLVAGCIGLYFVSGGKIFQRFGTAVGRITLASEDPEEELKKLPKGTAEFQEKLDQIRQPISAKVAVSEGGIFGKGPGRSTQRYVVPVMFEDYMFSFIVEEYGILGAILVLILYGGLLARGWILVRNSENMFAKTAISGLVLLISGQAVMHMLINVDLFPLTGQTLPMISHGNSSFLAFSLAFGIILSISRMVKAKMDKIAAEVKPIVEKTDEIRESLNDLDQID
- a CDS encoding UDP-N-acetylglucosamine-N-acetylmuramylpentapeptide N-acetylglucosamine transferase, encoding MEYKALRIIISGGGTGGHIFPAISIANKLRELNPESEILFVGAEGKMEMDKVPAAGYKIVGLPIVGLQRQLNLKNIINDLKVPFKVLSSLRKARRIIKEFRPDIAIGVGGYASAPMLRAAEKAGVPCLIQEQNGFAGLTNRILGKKASKICVAYEGMEKFFPADRIVMSGNPIRADIVPADKDMILEGLRFYGLNPGMEHLFVVGGSLGSGTLNRAMRKWISEGCPGGENVQVIWQCGRYYKEGIDRFMEDMKIKGVNIDNIWYSDFISRMDLAYAVADVVVSRSGASTVSELCAAHKAAIFVPSPNVAEDHQTHNAMALVNKGAAVMVKDADASEKLMETAMELIHDGERIQCLEQNIAKLALTDAAQVIADEAYKLVK
- a CDS encoding UDP-N-acetylmuramate--L-alanine ligase, whose amino-acid sequence is MYRNIYFIGIGGIGMSAIARYWKFKGLNVSGYDKTPSDLTAQLQAEGIDVHYEDNTDYVPKDVENTLVVYTPAIPADMSELKYVQKHGYSVLKRSRVLGEIAKGQACLAVAGTHGKTTTSTLTAHIFKDSGEGCSAFLGGISKNYGTNLLTSHNPVVVAEADEFDRSFLQLFPKIAVITAMDADHLDIYGDLDTYQQAFRDFAAQVSDTLIIKKGLPVSEADTKAKILTYSYNDPEADFHAENAHPDNLGYFIYDLRYPGGVIHDVKVGVPGWVNAENSIAAAAICLSYGLAPEKVKHGIGNFQGVLRRLDIHLNTEKLSYIDDYAHHPKELSSAISSMRDIFPGRKLTAIFQPHLYTRTRDFAADFAEALSKVDKLILLDIYPAREEPIPGVTSEIIFDKVTAPEKVLIRKEELMDYLEKEPLDVLVTFGAGNVDRFIEPITEMLKKRI
- a CDS encoding cell division protein FtsQ → MKAVYRYSIAFVATVLAVCLLVVLSTLSREQKTLLTCTGLEVEIMDSTSLSFVSKADVKRYIERDYGVYMGQRLDSVDLKKIETVLDGRSAILKSEAYTTTDGMLHVEITQREPVVRFQKGETGYYADETGFIFPLQSNYTSRVPIIDGNIPLSAGSGFKGYPSDPKEKAWLDGIIGMVRFIGGSKTWSESIVQITVDERGDVVMIPRKGVEKFIFGRPEDYKAKFSRMEDYYRYIYPAKQEMNYKTVNVKYDGQIICRK
- a CDS encoding cell division protein FtsA codes for the protein MDERYIAAVDMGTAKIALTVARISGEDVQILYYKERPSAGIRNSAVFNPKKAADPVKEAIAEAESELNIKIMQVVVGLPRCDIRQEVAKARVDRTNPDESITKEEVESLKMMAQNDYPIEDPEKEELYGAVAQSFSDDEEFQLIENDIIGVISQVFEGNFKLFIGKKSSIKTIDKIFNDLDIAIASRYFTPNSQAKAVLTEDEMSSGVALIDFGAGATSVTIYQGKILRFYASIPFGGNSITHDISNECHISERLAENIKLAFGACMPEKLQTLGEKIIQIEGDDMDGLKQIPVHYLSDLITCRVREIVEAMLYEIQVSGLADNLRSGVVITGGGAKLTNIANYIKEISGYNVRTGVPRNKFSASGCPGVKDPSASTSIGMILSAKEDNLINCITAPETPVRNAAVEIEKPVERFIEEETQEPPVDLFGGTVPEEKKEKPAKQSKPSSLIVTWQKLMGKIDNLSKDIDEEEI
- a CDS encoding cell division protein FtsZ: MNENFEIIDSVTPSDWVPDVSMIKVIGIGGGGCNAVTYMYNQKVKGCNFIVCNTDAQALQKSNVPIKIQLGEGLGAGTNPTEGRNAALESQDAIAEKLLTPETKMIFITAGMGGGTGTGASPVIAKMAKDKGILTVAVVTLPFKNEGDDTISKAIDGIHELEHNVDSLLIINNEKLYEFYGNQLVHEAFPHADEVLATAVRGITEIISRTGYVNVDFKDVRNMMKNSGMALMGCGIGTGPDRLNMAVRGALESPLLNDFDLKTSQNLLVNITCGANDQGLKMDDLKAISDLIAEHTGGTRKFKQGLVYDENPEVGDKIQITVIATGFKMNLIGITGTDLGKLILIDKDFEYKPEETPRGEEISLPDEDIETIKVGYSTTDNVRKFNFAPDKKPVLILPPGQSKSELEEIAAIRRAPRRRTEDE
- a CDS encoding Putative auto-transporter adhesin, head GIN domain, whose protein sequence is MIRKIALLIAVIMAIFAVEALAGKESDKVIVNEYDLEEFRGITADDIYEVHVTHGLVQSVRVEVSEWLADFVEIGVSGKTLNLSVKPGIYKSGISISREGIRIRSRRNSGKIKVFVTAPELYRVKLSGAASLIAEGKFICDNGDFRIELSGASNAKGLLVEGSKADIHMSGASTLDLDGAFDSVKAALSGASNFDMNVDCGDFYGHISGASSIKLSGKGDFIRFEGSGASNLIAPDFHANEGNVRLSGASHASVNVSGSLDIKTSGASSCTNKAR